A stretch of DNA from Glycine max cultivar Williams 82 chromosome 18, Glycine_max_v4.0, whole genome shotgun sequence:
GGCGCGATCGTGGATTCAATCGCCCGTTTCCAGTTTCTCAttctaggttttttttttcttcgctatttttattttatttaatatatattagtttGATCAACATGGATGATACCGTGGAGTTTATCTTTATCTGGTTTTTGTGATGTAGTTGATCGAGTTCGTAGGGTTTTATGGTGCTTCCTTGGACACACGGTGGCGATTTGCATTACTCAGTGGGTGGTGGCACGGTGAATTATTGAGTCTGATCATACTCGTTTTTAAAAATCAGAGAGAAATGGTAGGTTTAAGATTCTGATAAACTATTTGCATGCAAATGCGGGGTCtgatatatatgattttgtGGTTGCCTGGTTTTGCATGATGGTTCGTCTGGTACTCTTGCTATGTcccttttttttcaatcatttatGTAAAGTAGTATActttgaaatttatatattcattttagaGTTAACGGATTAAATGTTTTCATGTGCATTTGATGGTTTATCGTTTTTTCAATTTGTCGCGGGGGGGAATTGTCTTAGCTGTGCGGATTTTATAAATAGTTCTACGAAACATTTTATAACTCACAATTATTCAATCAGTAGGATCATCAGAATAAACAACTTCTGTGAGATATTATAGCATGTTTGGGATGACGGTGAGGTGAGGgaaaatcaatttcaatttcatggTGAATGCAAAGCAACACATTTTGCTGTGGAAAAATCACGTTTTTTTATGTGGTTTTAGGGGAGCCACCAAGATTTTGAAggtatccaaacacactattaatCGGTTACTGTATTGGGAGCTTAATCATGAGCTAACTTTTATGCTTcgttataaattttattgtaaatGTAAAATGTCAACATTTTGTGCAATGTGTTAAATGAATTCTGGATGTCATTTTAATAATGTTTCTCTCTAGTGTTTTATAATGCAAGgtatcattatcattttagaGTAGGGATTTTGTGCAATGTGTTAAATAAAGTCTGGGATCACTGTAGGCTGCAATGGCGTGTTTATATGGTTGAATTTTGGCCTTCCACCATCCGCCATTAGGGTTGGGCATGGGTTCAGATCAACCCGTGAACCCGATCAATCCGAAATGAACCAAGAGCTAAAAAtcagtttggtttggtttggatttTTTTGTCTAAACCTGATAGACTTTGGTATGTTTCTTgggttgaagaatttgaaaccTGAAAGTATTTATCCAAATCGAACATTAGACATTATAAATCTGCTTTCAATTCCCTTCTCCACTCTTACTCACTGCACCTGCTTACCACTAGCTTAAAGTCTCTATCCAATTCCTTCttctttaactaaaaaaaattaaaaggtaagATAAAAACCAAAGCTGAACTCTCTCTTGAATGCCATGGATACCAACCCCAGAACCTTTTTGCTCCTCTCTACGTCATGTGCTGCCTCCCTTCCCTGACTCAGATCCGCTGAGGAACCTTTTGCTTCATATATGAATATATGATCAACTGGGCTGTTGTGCAGTGGAGCCCCAAACAATTTTCCAGCAATTTTTCCCCCATTTTTTTTaggattcttattttttattattaaacttgACCGCCTGATCCAAACAAACCCAAATGACATCTGGTTGGTTTGGTTGgggttattaacaaaattttgtagGAACCAAACCAACCCAAACTGGTAGAAATAAATTGTTTTGGACTGAAAAATCTCCCTAACTGAACCAAACTGACCTGTGGCCACCCTTATTTGCCATTGATAActgataaatttataattaaacataaagGTCATAGTTCTCAACCAAAATATCCAAGTAAATAACGATTAAAGTCaaggaaacaaacaaaattcaacAGACATTCATATTTCAAAGTTCAAAAGTGACATCTTCAGTATTCAATAAAAATGAGTGGGTGTTGCAGAGAAAAGAATAGTGGAGGTTGAGGGTTCAGAGATGGAACTCAGAAAACTACATACAATTAAggattttttaaattctaaaaaggGTAAGGAAATCTCAACTTTGCTTCTAAAGCCCCCtcctaaaaagtaaaaacgaCATTTTTTAGGgcaaaaaggatttgaaatatGAATGTGATTGCGGCCACTAGCTATTTGAAAATTCACCACACCTACAAATAACTATGGATTCAAGTTGGGTGGATGAAATGCAAATATGCtttgagtttaaatttttatttcaaatgtcCAAAGGAATATCTAACAGACAACTACAAGAGCTGTCAGTGAATGTTGGTTAGTGTAAAGTTTCCGAGAAGTGCCAAAACTCAATGATGAGATGAATAGGTGAACATACCAGAAAATGTAAGATTAGGAACAAGTGTATTTAGGGGATAGCACCTACTGAAAAGATGAGTGAAATTCGCTTGTGATGATTAGGTCATGAGAGAAGACCAATAGAGGCTCCAATAAGAAAGTGAATATATTGGAAGATAATGCTTAGttattgttcttgttgttgtatGCAATCTGCTGGGCAGCTTTGCTGCATGTTTTCTGTGTGATAATCAATCCAATTATCTGTTTATATGATCAATGATCTTGATGCTGAATTTGTTTTCAGGATACTATGTTTACTTTATTAAAAGTTAAGAGAAATTTCTGCTGCGATCTTTGTCTTTTGGTTCTTCAAcagttagtatttttttcaatattgcAATTTCTGTCAAATAGGATAAAGATGCTAAGTAGTGATTTTTTGCAGTCTTATCAGCATAAAAGCTTTTGGATGCCACGGGATGCTGGCTGCATGGCTGAAGAAAATGCGGGATATGAAAATTCTTCCAGAATTGAACCCAAGCGCAGTCATCAGTGGTTTATGGATACAGGTGAACCTGAAATATTCAGCAACAAGAAACAAGCAGTTGAAGCTGTTAGTGGCAGGCCAATTTCTGGAGTTTCACATGCAAATGTTTCCCAATGGGACACCAATTCAGGATTTCACTCAGTCACAAGTCAATTTTCTGACCGTCTTTTTGGATCTGATCTTGCTAGGACTGTGAATTTGGTTGATAAGAATGTGCCATCTATTGTAAGTGGAAATCTGAACATGGGAAGGAAAGATTTTGAGCATCAATATGGTAATGATCCTTCTGTGGGATTGTCAATATCCCATTCCATAGCAGACCCTTCATCATGTCTCAATTTTGGTGGCATCAGAAAAGTTAAAGTTAATCAAGTCAGAGATTCTGACAACTGCATGCCTGCTGCATCCATGGGGCCCTCCTATAGTAGGGAAGATAATAGTACAATTTCAGTAGGTGCTGGCTACAATAAGAATGATGGCGACAATATTTCATTGGGTCCTACTTATAACAATGGATATGACAACACCATTGCTATGGGGAGCAGAATTAGTAAGACTGATGACAATCTTCTTTCAATGGCTCACACCTTCAGTAAAGGGGATGGGGGTTTTATGTTGATGGGCCACAATTATGGCAAGGGAGATGAAAGTATCGTATCAATGGGTCAGCCCTTTGACAAGGGAGATGGAAATTTCATATCAATGGGTCAATCATATGAGAAGGAAGATGGCAATTTAATATCTCTGGGCACCTCATATACCAAGGTACATGAAAGCTTTATACCAGTTGGTCCAACCTATGGTAAATCAGGAGAAAATTTCATAACTGTTGCTCCTTATGACAAGGGTACTAATCATATAATATCAATGGGTCCAACATATGATAAGGTGGATTCAAATATTGCATCAACAGTTCCATCATATGACAGAGGAGATTCTAGTTCCTTACCTGTGGGTCAAAACCACCATAAGGGTCAGAGCAGTTCCATTTCTTTTGGAGGTTTTCATGATGACCCTGAACCAAATACCCCTGGTGGAATCATTAGTGGCTATGATCTGTTGATAGGAGGCCAGAACTCAGCTCAAGGATTGGATAGCCAGAACGACCTGACTGAGACAAACACTGAATCACTTGTAAATAGCATTCCAAAACCCAATACtaaaaatgatattgttgttaaGAACAAAGAGCCAAAGACAACCAAGAAGGCTCCTACTAACAACTTCCCTTCAAATGTCAAAAGTTTGCTTTCAACTGGTATTTTTGATGGTGTTCAGGTGAAATATGTTTCGTGGTCACGGGAGGTaaagtgttttttaattttgtcttgCTTTATTTCTGAGCTGTTGtagtttatattatgtttttaacATTGTCAAGAATCTGCTTGGCAGAAAAGTCTTAAGGGAATAATAAAAGGAACTGGGTATTTGTGTTCATGTGACAACTGCAACCAGTCAAAGGTTAGCATTTCAAATCACTTGCATTCTGATAATCTGCCTAATCCAAGTGATTGTGctcatatattaattttgtcatGAAGGCTCTTAATGCTTACGAGTTTGAGCGTCATGCTGGTGCTAAGACAAAACATCCTAACAATCACATATACTTTGAGAATGGAAAAACCATCTATGCTGTTGTTCAAGAGCTGAAAAATACTAATCAGGATATGCTTTTTGATGCTATTCAAAATGTGACTGGCTCTACCATCAACCAAAAGAACTTTCGAATATGGAAAGGTAACAAGAATTTTCAGTTTGCTTGGTCATGTCTTTGCTTCAGTTGTCCATGCTTAGATATACAAAACAACACAAATTCTTCAATCTTTTCTACTTCTAATCTGTTTCCCCCCTTATCAGCATCATACCAAGCTGCTACTCGGGAGCTTCAGCGTATCTATGGAAAGGATGAAGTGGTCATTCCTTCATGAGTtccattttcttcttgaaaGTTCAGAACAGTGGTAGATATGTAATCTGTTCATAGTGAGTGATTGGCAggctaatattttaaaagactatttaaaattgaaaagtttTAGCCAATGCTTCTTGTAGGAACTCGATTGTTTTATTTATGGTAATGAAGATGTCTCTTTTGTGATTCAGTTGCATTCTTTCCATTACAATTTGCTGATATCTTGTCACCTTTGTTAAACTCCTTGCAAGCCGTGTTCTTTAGTGAATCTTTAAGAGATTCCATCCAGTATTGGGTTGTCAGTGTCTATTTTGCGGGTGGTAACCCACCCATCCCATCTCATCTACTATCTGGAGGGCCTGTTTGAAGTCACAAGTGCTTTTGAGAGCTTGTCTATTCAAAATATAGAGCTTTTTCTAATAGAAAAGCTCTCTAAAGGACTTCTAGTTTTGTATTCAAACAGGCTGATATGTTTAAGAAAACGTGGTATGAAGTTGAAAAGAGGTTATTACACGGGAGAGGAGAGGATATTTCTGTCACGTGTTTGGCAATCAGTTGCATGTTTATGTTGCGCATTGTGAGCTGTTAACAATCTATTGCactgtttttataattttcgcTGAAGGTATATACCTCTAACGTATAATATCATAGTAGACACTGTTAACATCTATATCTTCCCTGTAAACTGACAAGTCTAATATTACAAAGCGGGAACTCAAATAGATTCCAATTATATATCTGCCAGAAGTTTAAATCGGAGTAAATCATaacattaattcctaaaattggCCCTTGAACTAAGGAAACAATATATAAGCCCCTGAAGGTGTAACTTGCCAATCAcagtagtttaattttttttaaaaaaatgtatgacttgagtgataatattatttaatatttcaagTTTTGGACTACCAGTGGTTTACACCTTATAACTTGATGTAAtggataaaattcattttaataattgttaaattttatgatgtaagtgcttaaaagtttaaaattgtatttcaaTCCTTCCTTGAGCCAACGTCGTCTCCTCCTCTTACCTGTGTCTAGATGAAAATCTATTTTGTTGCCAGACGAACATTATGAACGATAACTCAAAGCACATGTCATCAGAGGATCTACTTTAATTCCAAAAGATTGTCGGTAATTTTTCGTACTTCCAAGATTTGGTCGGCAGATTGTCCCACATTTTCTTACATCACGTTTTCTTACAGATCCTCTCCTGTTAATTTTAATAAGGTCATATTtaaattgtcttttttttttatatataaatattaaataagctTTAATTAATGCCCATAAGAAACAAGAGACGAGAtcatataaaaagaaatcacATTATCTTCCTCGTCTCCCATAAGTTCAGTGACAGTTTTACTTTTATAGGATTATGAAGGTTAAAATAAGGGATTTTATCAACACATCTATTCATTGGGTCATGCTCTCTTCTCACAATCCGACACAATCTAAATTAAAGGTCAAGAACTTCCAGTTTGCCACAAGTTTTCATCTCTTCTATTTCCTTAAGttgaaatgtttttataaattagttctACAAAGCAATGTTATCCATCTTTCTAGCAAAatacaataaacaaaaatacattGATCAAGACTACATTATCAGACAAAGATACATAGGATGATGAACTCAGATTGATTCAAGAACCATATCAAAGTTGGTTTtgaattgatggtattaaaaagcatatttgagaaaaaaaattacgagAAACTGTTGGCCATGATCCCGAGGCTATACTACCAAGGCACGCCTCTGGAAAATGGAATTACATAGTCACAAATTATTGAAGATGCTTTTCCAAATTATAcagtataattaaaaaaaatggtaattaCCAAGGCATCAATTCAACCAGTAAGGCAACCACGCCTTTGCGTATCgcaaggaaataaaaatattttcagcaTAGGCATGTTGAAATTCAGCTTAGCTGACTTTTTGCAAGGAACCAAAAGATCATAAAAGGTCAAAACTCGAAAGCAAATGTATGAAGTCACCTTCCTTCCAACTATAGCTCCTTACGTGGTggataaattaaactaaatgcATTATTATCACTCTCAAAAAAGATGGATGCATGTGCaaatgccttttcaaaatgggaaGTCGATCGGTTCCTGTTGAAGGGCTTTTTCAGCAATCTCAGTCTGCTCCTTCTGGTGAACCTTGAGGAAACCAGTGGCTGTGGCCGCAGATGGAGCACGACCAACATATTTGACATCATCATAACCTCCCCTATTTACAGCTTTCATTGAAGATATAAGTCGGGGTAAAATGTAA
This window harbors:
- the LOC100782217 gene encoding uncharacterized protein → MSYQHKSFWMPRDAGCMAEENAGYENSSRIEPKRSHQWFMDTGEPEIFSNKKQAVEAVSGRPISGVSHANVSQWDTNSGFHSVTSQFSDRLFGSDLARTVNLVDKNVPSIVSGNLNMGRKDFEHQYGNDPSVGLSISHSIADPSSCLNFGGIRKVKVNQVRDSDNCMPAASMGPSYSREDNSTISVGAGYNKNDGDNISLGPTYNNGYDNTIAMGSRISKTDDNLLSMAHTFSKGDGGFMLMGHNYGKGDESIVSMGQPFDKGDGNFISMGQSYEKEDGNLISLGTSYTKVHESFIPVGPTYGKSGENFITVAPYDKGTNHIISMGPTYDKVDSNIASTVPSYDRGDSSSLPVGQNHHKGQSSSISFGGFHDDPEPNTPGGIISGYDLLIGGQNSAQGLDSQNDLTETNTESLVNSIPKPNTKNDIVVKNKEPKTTKKAPTNNFPSNVKSLLSTGIFDGVQVKYVSWSREKSLKGIIKGTGYLCSCDNCNQSKALNAYEFERHAGAKTKHPNNHIYFENGKTIYAVVQELKNTNQDMLFDAIQNVTGSTINQKNFRIWKASYQAATRELQRIYGKDEVVIPS